One window of Acidimicrobiia bacterium genomic DNA carries:
- a CDS encoding ABC transporter ATP-binding protein, with the protein MTAALEASGLRVGYRRGRHAPTVVLDDVSLTLAAGEFACLVGPNGTGKSTLLRTCSGLQPPLGGQVLLSGRELRAMRRLEVARRVAAVLTDHHDTGRLRARDLVGLGRYPHTGWFGRLDADDERLLAAALDTVSAGHLIDRVVVELSDGERQRVMIARALAQQPSVLFLDEPAAFLDVTARVELVALLRRLTRERGLAVVLATHDLELALRSADTIWVLDAERRIETGLPEDIAARGVLGRAFPTGSWAFDPRQWRFVFCGEVRGVATVAGDSLHAALARRILEREGFMVDPPEVDGAVHLAIEVLERPRSAPTVIARHAGGVETHQALQPLAALARRVAAGRPPGGTR; encoded by the coding sequence GTGACCGCCGCGCTCGAGGCCAGCGGCCTGCGGGTCGGGTACCGGCGGGGCCGGCACGCCCCGACCGTGGTGCTCGACGACGTGTCCCTCACCCTCGCCGCGGGCGAGTTCGCGTGCCTGGTCGGGCCGAACGGCACCGGCAAGTCGACGTTGCTGCGCACGTGCTCCGGGCTCCAGCCTCCGCTCGGCGGCCAGGTCCTGCTCAGCGGGCGGGAGCTCCGGGCGATGCGCCGCCTCGAGGTCGCCCGGCGCGTCGCCGCCGTGCTCACCGACCACCACGACACCGGACGGCTGCGCGCCCGGGACCTCGTCGGGCTCGGCCGCTACCCCCACACCGGGTGGTTCGGGCGCCTCGACGCCGACGACGAGCGGCTCCTCGCCGCCGCGCTGGACACGGTGTCGGCGGGTCACCTCATCGACCGAGTCGTCGTCGAGCTGAGCGACGGCGAGCGTCAGCGCGTCATGATCGCACGAGCGCTCGCCCAGCAGCCGTCCGTCCTGTTCCTCGACGAGCCGGCGGCGTTCCTCGACGTCACCGCCCGGGTCGAGCTGGTCGCCCTGCTCCGTCGCTTGACCCGCGAGCGGGGGCTGGCCGTCGTGCTGGCGACCCACGACCTCGAGCTGGCGCTGCGCAGCGCCGACACGATCTGGGTGCTGGACGCCGAGCGCCGGATCGAGACCGGTCTCCCCGAGGACATTGCCGCCCGCGGCGTGCTGGGTCGGGCCTTCCCGACCGGCAGCTGGGCCTTCGACCCGCGGCAGTGGCGGTTCGTCTTCTGCGGCGAGGTCCGCGGGGTCGCCACCGTCGCCGGCGACTCGCTCCACGCCGCCCTCGCCCGCCGGATCCTCGAGCGCGAGGGCTTCATGGTCGACCCGCCGGAGGTCGACGGGGCCGTCCACCTCGCGATCGAGGTGCTCGAGCGGCCCCGCTCGGCGCCGACCGTCATCGCCCGGCACGCCGGCGGCGTCGAGACACACCAGGCCCTCCAGCCGCTCGCCGCCCTCGCCCGGCGCGTGGCCGCCGGCCGCCCACCGGGGGGGACCCGATGA
- a CDS encoding ATP-binding protein — translation MTPSPEPGRPVALSWSGGKDAAMSLRRLEAEGRRVAALLSTFGADGRSSGHGVRPELLHAQAEALDIPLATVTFPDPCPNEVYEASIAAALEQPPLAGLDEMAFGDLFLEDHRDFRSGQMARSSWTASFPIWRPDTAALAREVLAAGIRAVVVAVNLELLDESFLGRRYDEQLLADLPDGADPCAETGEFHTFVTDNPRFSHPVPVEVGTVTRRGAVAFADLVPG, via the coding sequence ATGACCCCGTCCCCGGAGCCCGGCCGGCCCGTCGCCCTGTCGTGGAGCGGAGGCAAGGACGCGGCCATGTCCCTCCGCCGGCTCGAGGCCGAGGGCCGTCGCGTGGCCGCCCTGCTCAGCACGTTCGGGGCCGACGGCCGATCCAGCGGGCACGGCGTCCGCCCCGAGCTCCTCCACGCCCAGGCCGAGGCCCTCGACATCCCCCTGGCGACCGTCACCTTCCCCGACCCGTGCCCGAACGAGGTCTACGAGGCCTCGATCGCGGCGGCCCTCGAGCAGCCACCCCTCGCCGGCCTCGACGAGATGGCGTTCGGGGACCTCTTCCTCGAGGACCACCGCGACTTCCGATCGGGCCAGATGGCGCGGTCGAGCTGGACCGCGTCGTTCCCGATCTGGCGGCCCGACACCGCCGCGCTCGCCCGCGAGGTCCTCGCCGCCGGGATCCGGGCCGTCGTCGTGGCCGTCAACCTCGAGCTCCTCGACGAATCCTTCCTCGGGCGCCGCTACGACGAGCAGCTGCTGGCCGACCTGCCCGACGGCGCCGACCCGTGCGCCGAGACGGGCGAGTTCCACACCTTCGTCACCGACAACCCCCGCTTCTCGCACCCGGTCCCGGTCGAGGTCGGGACCGTGACGCGGCGCGGGGCCGTCGCGTTCGCGGACCTGGTGCCGGGCTAG
- a CDS encoding ABC transporter substrate-binding protein — protein MRIVSLLPSATEIVYALGLGDDLVGVTFECDYPAEARTKPVVSDTSLPPGLSPAEIDRVVSERADAHAAIYTLDEGALRALDPEVVVTQDLCAVCAIDVADVTEALDHLGCRARVVTLDPKRLEDVLGSIETVGACTGRGADASSLVAALRGRLARVASAVESRPRPRTFVLEWTDPPYNAGHWIPDMVVAGGGEPVGARPGEYSVPLDWPAIVAAEPDVVVIAPCGYGLDETRGLAAADRRLRDELARTPAAAGRVWAVDASSYFVRPGPRLVDGVEILAGILHPDAWPPPAADRAAIVPVVDG, from the coding sequence GTGCGGATCGTGTCGCTGCTGCCCTCGGCCACAGAGATCGTCTACGCCCTCGGGCTCGGCGACGACCTAGTCGGCGTGACGTTCGAGTGCGACTACCCCGCCGAGGCCCGGACCAAGCCGGTGGTCTCGGACACCTCCCTGCCGCCGGGACTCTCCCCCGCCGAGATCGATCGCGTCGTGAGCGAGCGGGCCGACGCCCACGCCGCCATCTACACGCTCGACGAGGGCGCGCTGCGGGCGCTCGACCCCGAGGTGGTCGTGACCCAGGACCTCTGCGCCGTCTGCGCCATCGACGTCGCCGACGTCACCGAGGCCCTCGACCACCTCGGCTGCCGCGCGCGCGTCGTCACCCTCGACCCGAAGCGACTCGAGGACGTCCTCGGCTCGATCGAGACCGTCGGCGCGTGTACGGGCCGGGGGGCCGACGCCTCGTCCCTCGTGGCGGCCCTGCGAGGGCGGCTGGCGCGGGTGGCGAGCGCGGTCGAGTCGCGACCCCGGCCCCGGACGTTCGTCCTCGAGTGGACCGACCCGCCGTACAACGCCGGGCACTGGATCCCGGACATGGTGGTCGCCGGCGGCGGCGAGCCGGTGGGGGCCCGACCCGGCGAGTACTCGGTGCCGCTCGACTGGCCCGCGATCGTCGCCGCCGAGCCGGACGTGGTCGTCATCGCGCCGTGCGGCTACGGCCTCGACGAGACCCGGGGACTGGCGGCCGCCGACCGTCGGCTTCGGGACGAGCTGGCGCGGACGCCCGCCGCCGCGGGACGGGTGTGGGCGGTCGACGCCTCCTCCTACTTCGTGCGGCCGGGCCCCCGGCTCGTCGACGGCGTCGAGATCCTGGCCGGCATCCTCCATCCCGACGCGTGGCCGCCGCCCGCGGCGGACCGCGCCGCGATCGTCCCGGTCGTCGACGGCTGA
- a CDS encoding DUF4232 domain-containing protein, producing the protein MSSTRSSLIRRPGRDDRGADAAPARVRLRVAVLVGVVALTACSGGSSARSRPRTTASTASTSTTATTSTPAGAARCHTAQLHVSFGAVGAGAGQRYVRLILTNAGPACQTIGYVGLQLLGSAGQALPTNVVRDTSRPVATVNLAAGGQMSSVLHWGAIAAADEPQSGPCEPTPQQVEVTPPNEVQFVVAPWPGGAVCEHGRIDAGPLQPGVPPL; encoded by the coding sequence GTGAGCTCCACGCGCTCGAGCCTGATCCGTCGACCCGGGCGGGACGACCGGGGTGCGGACGCTGCGCCCGCCCGCGTCCGGCTCCGCGTGGCCGTGCTGGTGGGGGTCGTGGCGCTGACCGCGTGCAGCGGGGGATCGTCGGCCCGGTCGAGGCCGAGAACGACGGCGTCGACGGCTTCGACGTCGACGACCGCGACGACCTCGACCCCCGCCGGGGCCGCGCGCTGTCACACCGCCCAGCTGCACGTCTCCTTCGGCGCGGTGGGCGCCGGGGCGGGGCAGCGATACGTCCGCCTGATCCTCACGAACGCGGGCCCGGCGTGCCAGACGATCGGCTACGTCGGCCTGCAGCTCCTCGGATCCGCCGGCCAGGCCCTGCCGACCAACGTCGTCCGCGACACGTCGCGTCCGGTGGCCACGGTGAACCTGGCCGCCGGGGGCCAGATGTCGTCGGTGCTGCACTGGGGCGCGATCGCCGCGGCCGACGAGCCCCAGAGCGGCCCCTGCGAGCCGACACCGCAGCAGGTCGAGGTGACACCGCCGAACGAGGTGCAGTTCGTGGTGGCACCGTGGCCGGGGGGTGCGGTCTGTGAGCACGGGCGCATCGACGCGGGCCCGCTGCAGCCGGGCGTCCCGCCGCTCTGA
- a CDS encoding thioesterase family protein, with protein MGDLDVDTAIEPVDSTRFRASVRRDWEIWGPMGGYVAALALRAAGALTPFARPASFACQYLRVAAFEPVELEVTLERTARTACAQRVAVTQAGRPILSAQVWSVATGPGLEHHQTRAPTVPDPEDLLPMEALAPNTPRPYPFWDNVESRPVDFEPVWPPAAALAPIWQSWARLRPTATFDDPWLDAARCVILLDVQSWPAAHRHHAWRDPPFIAPSLDLYVAFHEPAREEPWLLADGHAPIAADGLIGWTGRLWSRAGRLVASGGGQLLCRSTGPP; from the coding sequence GTGGGTGACCTCGACGTCGACACCGCGATCGAGCCGGTCGACTCGACCCGGTTCCGGGCCTCGGTCCGTCGCGACTGGGAGATCTGGGGGCCGATGGGCGGGTACGTCGCCGCCCTCGCGCTCCGGGCCGCCGGCGCGCTGACCCCCTTCGCCCGGCCGGCGAGCTTCGCCTGCCAGTACCTGCGGGTCGCCGCGTTCGAGCCCGTCGAGCTCGAGGTCACCCTCGAGCGGACCGCGCGCACAGCGTGCGCGCAGCGCGTCGCCGTCACGCAGGCTGGTCGACCGATCCTCAGCGCGCAGGTCTGGAGCGTCGCGACCGGTCCCGGGCTCGAGCACCACCAGACCCGCGCGCCGACCGTGCCCGACCCCGAGGACCTGCTCCCGATGGAGGCGCTGGCGCCGAACACGCCGCGGCCTTACCCCTTCTGGGACAACGTGGAGTCGCGCCCGGTCGACTTCGAGCCGGTGTGGCCGCCGGCGGCGGCCCTGGCGCCGATCTGGCAGAGCTGGGCCCGGCTCCGGCCCACCGCGACGTTCGACGACCCGTGGCTCGACGCCGCCCGCTGCGTGATCCTGCTCGACGTGCAGAGCTGGCCCGCCGCGCACCGTCATCACGCCTGGCGCGACCCGCCGTTCATCGCGCCGAGCCTCGACCTCTACGTCGCCTTCCACGAGCCGGCGCGCGAGGAGCCGTGGCTCCTCGCCGACGGACACGCGCCGATCGCTGCGGACGGCCTCATCGGGTGGACGGGACGGCTGTGGTCTCGGGCGGGGCGTCTCGTCGCGTCGGGCGGCGGCCAGCTGCTGTGCCGTTCGACCGGCCCGCCCTAG
- a CDS encoding ACT domain-containing protein, with protein sequence MATDLTVYLEDQPGQLARIGEILGGAGVNIEGFCAVTSGGGQGEVHVLVEEATDAFTALTAAGIHIASEQEVAVVPVEDRPGVLGDVSRRLGDAGVNVTLAYLATSTRLVFAADNLAEARATLD encoded by the coding sequence ATGGCGACCGACCTCACGGTCTACCTGGAGGACCAGCCGGGTCAGCTGGCGAGGATCGGCGAGATCCTCGGGGGGGCCGGCGTCAACATCGAGGGTTTCTGCGCCGTGACGAGCGGCGGCGGGCAGGGCGAGGTCCACGTCCTGGTCGAGGAGGCCACCGACGCGTTCACCGCCCTGACCGCGGCCGGGATCCACATCGCCTCCGAGCAGGAGGTCGCGGTCGTCCCCGTCGAGGACCGCCCCGGCGTCCTCGGCGACGTCAGCCGGCGGCTCGGCGACGCCGGCGTCAACGTCACCCTCGCCTACCTCGCCACCAGCACGCGCCTCGTGTTCGCGGCCGACAACCTCGCCGAGGCTCGGGCCACCTTGGACTGA
- a CDS encoding VOC family protein, protein MSPSVPPIPSDYPRVTPALYINGAAKAIEFYQQVLGANERLRIDDPSGRVGHAELTIGDSVIMLSDEYPDMNILGPRSVGGTSVSLNVYVEDADATYDRALAAGATSIRPMADQFYGDRSGQFEDPFGHRWSVATHIEDVAPDELARRAAAAMGGG, encoded by the coding sequence ATGAGCCCCTCGGTGCCGCCGATTCCCTCCGACTACCCCCGGGTCACCCCGGCCCTGTACATCAACGGCGCCGCGAAGGCCATCGAGTTCTACCAACAGGTGCTCGGGGCCAACGAACGGCTCCGGATCGACGACCCGAGCGGACGCGTCGGCCACGCCGAGCTGACGATCGGCGACTCGGTGATCATGCTCTCGGACGAGTACCCGGACATGAACATCCTCGGACCCAGATCGGTGGGTGGAACCAGCGTGAGCCTCAACGTGTACGTGGAGGACGCCGACGCCACCTACGACCGCGCGTTGGCGGCCGGCGCGACGAGCATCCGTCCGATGGCCGACCAGTTCTACGGCGACCGGTCGGGCCAGTTCGAGGACCCGTTCGGTCATCGGTGGAGCGTCGCCACCCACATCGAAGACGTTGCGCCGGACGAGCTGGCGAGACGCGCCGCCGCCGCAATGGGCGGAGGCTGA
- a CDS encoding 2OG-Fe(II) oxygenase, producing MGLRVIAPGPNLETVRPHGLRIDTIRDRVGALTHEFATATPFRHAVLDGCLDIDRRELGSFPDLTWPHWNDLGDTYQHGKRTCQDRAAIPSPWGELIDELNAPPFLGLLEQITGIAKLIPDPYLEGGGLHLSAAGGILAPHTDFHVYGRLGLYRRLNVLVYLNPDWAPGDGGVLTLTHAHHPERGRRQIEPAWGRIVMFETNDVSVHGFPEPVGPGRCRRSIATYYYTSTETRGFSGDFTTHWRDHGRIRPRQRLRFWIARLLMQTSRGFSLLSHLVNPNQGVGWRWRLRAPKDQPGPASTPGLRRRGSRR from the coding sequence GTGGGCTTGCGCGTGATCGCCCCGGGTCCGAACCTCGAGACGGTGCGACCGCACGGGCTCAGGATCGACACGATCCGGGACCGAGTCGGCGCCCTGACCCACGAGTTCGCGACGGCGACGCCCTTTCGCCACGCCGTGCTCGACGGCTGCCTGGACATCGATCGACGGGAGCTCGGGTCGTTCCCCGACTTGACCTGGCCCCATTGGAACGATCTGGGTGACACCTACCAGCACGGCAAGCGCACGTGCCAGGACCGGGCGGCGATCCCCTCGCCGTGGGGCGAGCTGATCGACGAGCTCAACGCGCCACCGTTCCTCGGCCTCCTCGAGCAGATCACCGGGATCGCGAAGCTCATTCCCGACCCGTACCTCGAGGGCGGCGGTCTCCACCTGTCGGCGGCGGGTGGGATCCTGGCGCCTCACACCGACTTTCACGTCTACGGCCGGCTCGGCCTCTACCGGCGCCTCAACGTGCTCGTCTACCTGAACCCGGATTGGGCGCCCGGCGACGGCGGCGTCCTGACCCTCACCCACGCGCACCACCCGGAGCGTGGTCGGCGCCAGATCGAGCCGGCCTGGGGCCGGATCGTGATGTTCGAGACCAATGACGTGTCGGTCCACGGCTTCCCGGAGCCAGTCGGGCCGGGCCGGTGCCGACGGTCCATCGCCACCTACTACTACACGTCCACCGAGACCCGAGGCTTCAGCGGTGACTTCACGACGCACTGGCGTGACCACGGGCGGATCCGTCCCCGGCAGCGCCTCCGCTTCTGGATCGCTCGGCTGCTGATGCAGACCTCCCGCGGCTTCTCGCTCCTGTCACATCTGGTGAACCCCAACCAGGGCGTCGGCTGGCGGTGGCGTCTCCGAGCCCCGAAGGATCAGCCCGGCCCGGCGTCGACGCCAGGGTTGCGGCGCCGCGGATCCCGACGCTAG
- a CDS encoding maleylpyruvate isomerase family mycothiol-dependent enzyme, with protein sequence MANADVWSTIHAERDALAEDLKPLTDHQWETPSLCAGWSVREVLGHMTATSELTAPKFFAGLIGSGFRFSAMQDAAIAKQMDGTAADTLARFEAQAGATTHPPGPTDSWLGETIVHAEDIRRPLGISRRYPVGAATRIADFYRRSNLIVGGKKRVAGLLLRATDSDWSAGSGPEVQGPAVSLVLAITGRKAALDDLSGDGVGTLAARM encoded by the coding sequence ATGGCCAACGCTGACGTGTGGTCGACGATCCATGCTGAGCGCGACGCGCTCGCCGAGGATCTCAAGCCGCTCACCGACCACCAGTGGGAGACCCCGTCTCTCTGTGCAGGATGGTCCGTGCGCGAGGTCCTCGGCCACATGACGGCGACGTCGGAGCTCACGGCCCCCAAGTTCTTCGCCGGCCTGATCGGGTCCGGGTTTCGATTCAGCGCCATGCAGGACGCGGCCATCGCCAAGCAGATGGACGGCACGGCCGCGGACACCCTGGCCCGGTTCGAGGCCCAGGCTGGAGCGACCACGCACCCGCCGGGGCCAACCGATTCGTGGCTCGGTGAGACGATTGTCCACGCCGAGGACATTCGTCGGCCGCTCGGGATCTCGCGCCGTTACCCCGTCGGCGCGGCGACACGGATCGCTGATTTCTACCGGCGCTCCAACCTCATCGTCGGCGGCAAGAAGCGCGTCGCCGGCCTGCTCCTGCGAGCAACCGATTCGGACTGGTCCGCCGGCAGTGGTCCCGAGGTGCAAGGGCCGGCGGTCTCCTTGGTTCTCGCGATCACGGGCCGCAAGGCCGCGCTCGACGACCTGTCCGGCGACGGCGTCGGCACCCTCGCGGCGCGCATGTAG
- a CDS encoding methyltransferase domain-containing protein: MPTPDHDDVVRRSFERQVSLFAGDDSPFARRPASTLAWLEPLHADMIVLDVACGAAHAAETAAPHVRQVVGVDLTPALLRVGADRLQGAGIANVLLQEGNAAALPFVDASFDLVMCRGALHHFPDPTPPVAEMARVCRPGGRVVVSDMIAPSTAVRGAFDDLHRLIDPSHVSALVEEEVADLIRRTVGPLTYAETSVVATLPIDVMLTESSDRAATMAALHRDIGGGGATGFDPTQQDEQILVSFTNTVVHAARAAEPSPATPA, from the coding sequence GTGCCCACGCCGGACCATGACGACGTCGTCCGCCGATCGTTCGAGCGTCAGGTGTCCCTGTTCGCCGGTGACGACTCGCCCTTCGCCCGTCGCCCCGCGTCGACGCTGGCCTGGCTGGAACCGTTGCACGCGGACATGATCGTGCTGGACGTCGCCTGTGGTGCTGCGCACGCGGCCGAGACTGCGGCTCCTCACGTCCGCCAAGTCGTCGGCGTCGACCTGACGCCGGCGCTGCTCCGGGTCGGTGCTGACCGGCTCCAGGGGGCTGGCATCGCGAACGTGCTGCTCCAGGAGGGCAACGCCGCTGCCCTTCCCTTCGTCGACGCCTCCTTCGATCTGGTGATGTGCCGCGGGGCGCTGCATCACTTCCCGGACCCCACGCCGCCGGTGGCGGAGATGGCGAGGGTGTGCCGTCCGGGCGGGCGCGTCGTCGTGTCGGACATGATCGCCCCGAGCACCGCGGTGCGTGGCGCATTCGACGATCTCCACCGGCTCATCGACCCGTCGCACGTGAGCGCGCTGGTTGAGGAGGAGGTCGCCGATCTGATCCGGCGAACGGTCGGCCCGCTGACCTACGCCGAGACTTCGGTCGTGGCGACCCTGCCGATCGACGTCATGTTGACCGAATCCTCGGATCGGGCGGCGACGATGGCCGCCCTGCACCGGGACATCGGTGGCGGCGGCGCGACCGGGTTCGACCCGACCCAGCAGGACGAGCAGATCCTCGTGTCGTTCACGAACACGGTCGTCCACGCCGCTCGCGCCGCGGAGCCGTCGCCGGCAACGCCCGCGTAG
- a CDS encoding GYD domain-containing protein, with amino-acid sequence MPTYVVLAKMTQQGIQAAKDIPQRRAAAKETAKALGITWLDGYLTMGKYDVVLLLDAPDDETMAKFALQIGSRGNLSTQTLRAFSEAESDRLTGSL; translated from the coding sequence ATGCCGACCTACGTGGTGCTCGCGAAGATGACCCAGCAGGGTATCCAGGCCGCGAAGGACATCCCCCAGCGTCGGGCCGCGGCCAAGGAGACGGCCAAGGCGCTCGGCATTACGTGGCTCGACGGGTACCTCACGATGGGGAAGTACGACGTCGTGCTGCTCCTCGATGCTCCGGACGACGAGACGATGGCGAAGTTCGCGCTCCAGATCGGCTCGCGGGGGAACCTCTCGACGCAGACGCTGCGGGCCTTCAGCGAGGCTGAGAGCGACCGGCTCACCGGGTCGTTGTAG